The proteins below come from a single Miscanthus floridulus cultivar M001 chromosome 1, ASM1932011v1, whole genome shotgun sequence genomic window:
- the LOC136460056 gene encoding large ribosomal subunit protein uL2-like, whose translation MLSIGDARGVYTGQLVYYGRHATLSIGDAQGVYMGQLVYYGHRATLSISDISPLRRILKGAVIYNASARAFGDYAIIASHNPDNGVRAGNPSRQRRSTTNDGKVDDAWRPPAPLLLRQQRLLSKGGMHHLIYIG comes from the coding sequence atgctctccatcggcgacgcccggggcgtgtacacgggccagcttgtCTACTACGgtcgccacgccacgctctccatcggcgacgcccagggcgtgtacatgggccagctcgtctactacggccaccgcgccacgctctccatcagcgacaTCTCGCCGCTTCGTAGGATCCTCAAAGGCGCCGTCATCTACAATGCCTCCGCCAGGGCattcggggactacgccatcatcgccagccacaaccctgacaacggcgttaGGGCAGGAAacccctcccgccaaaggaggagcacaacAAACGACGGCAAAGTCGACGATGCATGGCGCCCACCAGCGccccttctccttcggcagcagcgactcctcagcaagggcggcatgcaccatctcatctacattggatga